The nucleotide sequence GAAAATGTTCAATATTTGATGTAATAGTATTTAATAGTTCTACACCATTTTCTATAATTACAATGAGTGCTTTATCTTTATCTAACCAAATACCTGTGTTTTTCATTTTCAAATGTTTTTAATTTCTTAAATCGTGCATAACTAAAATTGGTACTTTAGAATGAAATGCTATTCCTTTTACCATGGGATTTGTTAATATACTTCCAAAAAATGTATGCTTTTTATTTATAAATGCTACCATATCGCTATCTCTACTTTCTACAAAAATGTTTACGGCAGATTCTACCGAATAATGTGCTAGTGAATGAAATGTGTATTTAACATCTTCAAAAATCTCTTTGAGCATGTATTTATGCTCTTTTTGGTTTTCATTTAATTCATTTTCTTCAGAAATATGAAGTATTGCTATTGTTGCATCGCATTTTTTTGCAATATTAGTTAAGTAACTTAATTCACGTCTTTTGTAGTGTGTTTTGTAGCTAGTTGGAAATACAATTTCTTTAGGTAAATTATGTTTAGCGTCTTCTGGCACAACAATTACTGGACAATTTCGAACTTTTTCCATTACGTATACAGCAACACTACCAAATACAGTACCTTTGTTGTTTGTTTTGCCTTTAGTTCCCATAATAATCATTTCAATATCTTTTTGTTCTACGATATCCTTTATTGCCTCTATAGGATCATTAAAGATAGAAATGGTTTTAAAATTGTGTTTTGGGTTGCCATGTTCATTTATTATAAGTTTATCTAATGTTTTGGATAAATTATCTTCGGATTCTTGTTCAGCTTCTTCATAAAATTCGCCTCCAGATTCTATATTTAAGATATTTTTTATAAGATTATTTGTTCCAGAAAATGCATTAAGCAAATAGAAATCACATGCTTCATTTTTAAATAGTTGTAAGGCATAGTTAATAGCTAACCATGAGTTATTTGAAAAATCGGTAGGAAGTAAAATTTTACGTTTCATGATTAAATTCTTAATAGATATAAAAATAAGACGTAGTTAATGGAATTGAAATGATATAAATCAGTTTAAGACCTATTTCTTTGAAGGAATTACTAACAAAGGAATATTTAAATGGAATCCTATTTGATTTATAGTTGACTTAAAAAATAAGTTCTCAAAAAATGAATGCTTATTGTTTATCATCACTAATAAATTAATGCGTGCTTTTAGTTGAAAATTGGTAATAGCTTCTGGTACTTTTTGGTTCTTTATATCATGAAAAAGGTGTGCTATTTTTTTCATGCTAATTTCTAATAACGATTTGTTTTTTTCTTGAGCTTTTGATAACCCATTACCAATATATACATGCATAATATTAACTCTTGAAATATACTTTTGTGCAATTTCAACAATAGGTTTTATATGCTCTTCTTGATATTCAATTTCATAATCTGTTGGAAATAGTATTTCGTGAGGTGTTTCAAAAGAAAAATCACTCGGTATTGCCAATACTGGACATTTAGTCCTTTTTATTACATGAATAGTATTAGAGCCAAATAAAACGCCAGTTACTCCACTGGCACCTTTGGTTCCCATTACAATCATATCTATAGCATTGCCTTGGCAAAGTTCATCAATCTCTACGGTAAGTGTATTAAATGACGTTATTTGTGAAAACGTATGCTTTGTGTTGTTAAACTCTGAATTTATTTTTTGTTGTATTTCATCTAATCCATTTTTTGATGCTTCCTTAACAGCATTGATCACTTGATATTGTAAATTACTTGCTTGCATATACTCAAGTTGATATATTATTGGTGTGTATGTGTTTAATAATATAAAGTTGCATTCTTGATCTTTAAATAATTGAAGTGCATATTGTATAGCATTCCAAGAATTATCAGAAAAATCGGTTGGTAAAAGTATTTTTTTCATGGCAATTAAATTTTGAGTTAAAAACTAACAGCGTCTTATGTTTTGTAATACTAAAAATGGAATATCTATGTGTAAACTTATTTTATCTATCGTGGATTGAAATAAGATACTTTCTAAAAATGAATGCCTTGTATTTACCATTACCAACATATCAATCTTATATTCCTTCAGGTATTTATAAATACCATTAGTAATATTTTTGTTTTTAATAGTTTTAAAATGTATACTGTTTTTATACAATGCTTCCTTAATAAAATCTTGATTATCTTCTTGTCGTAACGACAGTTTTTCACTTGTTGAAATGTATAGCATATCTATTACAGCTCTATATGGCGAAGCCATTTCGCATAATAATTTAAGCTCTCTTCGCTTGTAAGGAATCATATAATTGGTAGGAAACAAAATGTGTTTTGGTTGTGTGTATTTATAATTAGCAGGAATTGCTAAAACTGGACATTGCACATATTTTAAAATTTGTAGCGTATGACTGCCAAAGGTTAATCTTCTGTCATTTGTTTTACCACGAGTTCCCATAACGATGATATCTATATTTTCGTCATCAACAATTTTGTTTACTTCGTCCATTAGCATACTCTTAGAGGATATTATATTATAAGTATGCCTTGGATTTGGTGAAATCTCTTTAATTTTTTTTAATGTGTTTTCTAACTGTTTTTGAGATTTATCACTAATAATTTGTGTGACTTTTTCAAGTGTTTCTTGGCTTAATAAAGAAGTATTAGCATAAATTTCGTCTTGATAAGCATGCATTATAAAAAAATCACTTCGTTCATATTTAAATAACTCTAAAGCATATTGTATTGCATTCATTGCATTATCTGAAAAATCTGTAGGGACTAGTATTTTTCTCATGACTTTTCTTTTTTAAGTTACCTAAAAGTATAATATGTAACAGACCTGAACAATGATATATATCAGATCGGATATATTAGCAATCTTCCCTATTACTTTAAATCTAGTAAGGCACTATACTATAGGCTATGTTTAATAAGAAAATTCCAATTAAAAATAATAGCATATAAATAACCTGTACCAGTTTAATATTAATAAACTTTAACCATGAAACGGTTTGTTTGGGAAGAACGAATAGTGACAGTCCTATAAAAAGAGATATCCATCCAATTAAAGTAATTATTAGCTTATAGTTTGGCTCCCATATATTGTGAAATAAGACATTTAATAACCCAACAATAATGGCAACAAAAGATGAAATAATCAGAAATTTCTCGTCTTTTAAATCGTCAAATATTTGTTTTATTCGCTTAGGATTGAAACTTAAAATAAAAAAGAAAATGATAAGGTACCATCCCCAGAATTTTGCTAAAAAAAATGAATTTTCCATGATTTAATTTTGTTGTTCGTGTAATACTAAAAAAGGTATATCGGTATGGTAACTTATTTCTTTAACGGTTGGCGAAAATAAAATTCGCTGAAAGTAGTTTAAGTTTTTTGCTACCATAGCTATCATATCTACGTCTCTGCTTTCTATAAAGCATTGTACAGCGTTTTCTATATGTTTATTTGTTAAAAAATGGAAGCTATAGTTATAACCATTAAAATAATCTTCCAATAGCTCTTTATATTTTTGTTGGTCTCTATTTAAGTTTTCTTTCTTTTTGTTGATATGTAGAACTCTTAAAAAAGAATCAAACTCATCTAAAACCTCAGAAACTGGCTCCAATACTTGGATGTGATATGACAATGCTAAATCTGTTGGGAAAGCTATTTCTTTTATATTTGTATACTTTGCATTTTCAGGGACTACAAGCGTTGTGCAAGGTACTTTAGTGATAACATCACCTGTATTACTACCAACAATAATTTTTTTTAATCCAGAAGCACCTTTTGTTCCCATAACAATCATATCTATTTTTTTTTCTTCTACATGATTTCTAATAGACTCAATAAAAAAATTGTAATCGGTAAGCGTATAAAACTTATGCTTTTTGTTTTGTGGTAATTCTTTTGAAATTCGCTTTAAAAATTGGCGCAATTGCTTTTTTGCAAGCTTGGTTTGCGTTTCCTCTATAGCTTCTGGAGTGGTTATATAAGATGTATCTACTGATGCTAAATTACTTAATCTATTAACATGTAACAGGTAAAAGTGACAAATGGATTTTTCAAAAAAATGGAGTGCATATTGAATAGCGTTCCAAGAGTTATCTGAAAAATCTGTAGGTAATAATATTGATTTCATCGTAATCCCTCTTAAATATTACAAATTTAGATTTAAGAGGTTTTACATAAAATGATATTCGTCATATTGATTGTCTACTAAAAAATATTTTAGTAGGTGTCTTTAAGCTTTTGAAGCTCTAAAATTTTAATATTTCTACCTTCGATAGCGATAAGCCCTTGTTTTTTAAAATCAGACATGGTTCTAATCAAGGTTTCGGTAGCTATACCAGCTACACTTGCTAAATCGCTGCGTGAAATTTTTATAGGATCCTCGGGCTTTCTATTCAGTTTTTCGGCAAATTTTAAAATAGTAGTAGCGGTTTTTTTATTTACTGAACTGTATGCCATTTGTAATAATTCTTCTTTTACGCCAGTAAGATTATTTGTTAATAATTCAATAAGTTCTAAAGTGATTTTATGATTTGTTTCAAGTAAATTTTTAAGATCCTTTTTTAATATACCAACCATTTCAACATCTTTTATAGCTGTTGCCGTTTCTTTATATGGAATGTTATCAGTGAAAGATAAATAGCCAAGTAAATCGTCTTCTTTATATAAAGCTGTTGTAAGTTCTTTACCAAGTTTGTCGAGCTTATAACACTTTACAACACCTTTGGTTATTAAATAAATATAGTTGGAGTGTTCTCCTTCATTATAAATAATGTTATCTTTATTGTACTTAAACTCCTCACCATAATCATTTATATAATTCTTAAAATCATTTAATGTTTTAATTTTGTTTTCATTAGTTTTTATATTGCTTAGATTTTCTTCTTGTTTTTCTTTTAAAATAGCAGTTTTTGCTAAACGGCTTTCAATAGCACTAATTAAATCGTCTTCGCTAAAGGGTTTTGTAATATAATCGTCTGCACCCAAATTCATGCCTTTTCTTATATCTTGGCGTTCAGTCTTTGCAGATAGAAAAATGAACGGTATGTGTTTTGTGTTATTGTTTTTTGCTAATGCATTAAGTACACCATATCCATCGAGTTTTGGCATCAAAATATCACAAATAATTATATCTGGTAAAGCAAGTTTAGCTTTATCGACACCAATTTTTCCATTAGAAGCTGAGATTACTTTATAATTAGAAAGCTCCAATAATTCTACAGTATTTTCTCTTAACACGGTGTCATCTTCAATTAATAATATGGTTTTCATCTGCTTTTATGTTGTTTAAAAATAGGTCAGATGTAATTTATAAAATAAACATCAGTTTGTTATAAGAAATTCTCAATAACATTCATTTTATTGTTCTGCTTTATTAGGTATTTCTATAGTGAAAATAGACCCTTTATTTTCCAAACTTTCAAAATAGATTTCACCTTTCAAATTATTTATGTGATCTTTTGCAATATTTAATCCAATACCTGTGCCTTGAGTTGTTAAAACATTTTCTGCTCTAAAATAGCGATTAAATATATTTTTTTGATCTTTTAAAGGAATTCCAATACCATTGTCTTTTATTTTAAAGATTGTTAATTCTTTGGTTTGCGTAATATCAATATCTATGACAGAATTTTCATGAGAGTACTTTATGGCATTATGTACTAAATTAGATAAAGCTAGTTCAATAATTTTTTCATCTTGGTGTAATAATAAGTCATCAATATTTTGAGGATAATTAATATGTTGTCCTTCTTTTAATAACATATTTGCGTTATAAACAACCTCATTTACAACCTTACTTACTTTAAATGTATTAAATTTATAATTGTATTTCCCTTTATCAATTTTTTCAATAGATAAAAAGTCAGTTAGTATATTGTTTAGATAATGTACTTCATCAGTAATAGTTTTAATGTGCTTGTCACGCTTATCTTGTTGTTCTTCTAATTTATATTTACTGAGTAGCATGGTTGATGTTAATATACCACTTAAAGGTGTTTTAAATTCATGAGACACTAAAGACAAAAACTTTGTTTTTAGCTCATTAAGCTCTTTTTCTGCAGTCAGTGCAGTTTTTAATTCCTCTGTGCGTTTTGCTACAGTTTCTTCTAGTTTTTCAGTATAATTCTTTTGTTCAGTGATATCTAAAATAATGGCAACATAAACATCTCGGTCTCCCAATTTTGATCGTTGCAAATGAACACTAACAGGGTAAGTAGTCCCAGATTTACGCTGATGTATGGTTTCAAATTCTATTTTTTCGACATTATCTTTTTCTAGCATTTTTAGTTCGTTTCTAAACTGGGACTCTGTATATTGGGGTTTAACATCGACAGGTGTCATGTTTTTTAACTCTTCTAAAGTATAGTCTATGTTTTTTTGAGCTCCATAGTTGGCATTTAAAAACTGTAAAGTTTTTGCATCGAAAACATATATTTCATTTAAAGATTCATCAAAAATGGTAGCTAGGTGATTTTTTTCCTCTTCTATAACTTTTTTATCGGTAATATCATTTAGTATTCCAATATAGTTTGTGACAATCCCTTTCTTGTTAATTATAGGAGTTATGCTTAAATCGTTCCAAAAAAGTGTGCCATCTTTTTTATAATTTCTTAATGTTACTTGGCAGCTCTCACCATTTTTAACAGCGTTTTGTAGTTTATTTATGGCTTCCTGTTGTCTGTCATCTTTTTGCAAAAATCTACAATTCTTATGTAGTATTTCTTCCTTAGAATAACCAGTAAGTTTTATAAAAGCAGGATTAAAATATATAATTGGGTTGTCAGGTTTTAAAGCATCTGTTATAACAATTCCATTACTGGCGGATTTTAATGCTTTGTTCTTTAACATGAGCTTTTTTTTGATCTTCTTTTTCTCTGATAGATCATTAATTAAAGCCATTATATATGTTCTATTATATATTTTAAAAGGGTTTAACTCAATTTTGGCAGGAAATCTATTTCCATTTTTCCGAACACCAAAAATTTCCATAGTCTCTTCACGCATTTTACGACGCTTTCCTTCTTTTACAAAACCTTTAAAATGTAAATTATGATTTATATGATACTCTGTTGGAATAAGAATGTTTAACGATTGACCTATTAGATATGTCCTGGGAAAACCAAATATTTTTACTGCATATTTGTTAACTTCAATTATAACTTGGTGCTCATCAACAATAATTACACCTTGAGAAACAGTTTCTAAAAGAATATTAAAAATCTCTTGGTCTTGCTTAAACATTTTTATTAAAAGTTTATTGAATTATAAAGATACTAAAGTTATATGCATCCATATCAATATGTAAGATTAAGTTTTTTGAATTAATTATAGAACTGATTTATATCATAATTAAATTAAAGACAAGTATTTATTTTTATACAGTATAATTTTTTAAAGATGAAAATAGAGAAACAACTAGCACCTAAGTTTTACCAAAACTTAGGTAAGTTATTTTATGCCATTGCAGCAATAGATGGTAATGTAAGAGACGAAGAACTTGACAAATTAAAAGAAATTGTAAAAAAGGAATGGTTAACAAATAATGCTATTGAAGATAGTTTAAAAACAACGGTTGAGCATTCAATT is from Pontimicrobium sp. SW4 and encodes:
- a CDS encoding universal stress protein codes for the protein MKRKILLPTDFSNNSWLAINYALQLFKNEACDFYLLNAFSGTNNLIKNILNIESGGEFYEEAEQESEDNLSKTLDKLIINEHGNPKHNFKTISIFNDPIEAIKDIVEQKDIEMIIMGTKGKTNNKGTVFGSVAVYVMEKVRNCPVIVVPEDAKHNLPKEIVFPTSYKTHYKRRELSYLTNIAKKCDATIAILHISEENELNENQKEHKYMLKEIFEDVKYTFHSLAHYSVESAVNIFVESRDSDMVAFINKKHTFFGSILTNPMVKGIAFHSKVPILVMHDLRN
- a CDS encoding universal stress protein, whose protein sequence is MKKILLPTDFSDNSWNAIQYALQLFKDQECNFILLNTYTPIIYQLEYMQASNLQYQVINAVKEASKNGLDEIQQKINSEFNNTKHTFSQITSFNTLTVEIDELCQGNAIDMIVMGTKGASGVTGVLFGSNTIHVIKRTKCPVLAIPSDFSFETPHEILFPTDYEIEYQEEHIKPIVEIAQKYISRVNIMHVYIGNGLSKAQEKNKSLLEISMKKIAHLFHDIKNQKVPEAITNFQLKARINLLVMINNKHSFFENLFFKSTINQIGFHLNIPLLVIPSKK
- a CDS encoding universal stress protein, translating into MRKILVPTDFSDNAMNAIQYALELFKYERSDFFIMHAYQDEIYANTSLLSQETLEKVTQIISDKSQKQLENTLKKIKEISPNPRHTYNIISSKSMLMDEVNKIVDDENIDIIVMGTRGKTNDRRLTFGSHTLQILKYVQCPVLAIPANYKYTQPKHILFPTNYMIPYKRRELKLLCEMASPYRAVIDMLYISTSEKLSLRQEDNQDFIKEALYKNSIHFKTIKNKNITNGIYKYLKEYKIDMLVMVNTRHSFLESILFQSTIDKISLHIDIPFLVLQNIRRC
- a CDS encoding universal stress protein, yielding MKSILLPTDFSDNSWNAIQYALHFFEKSICHFYLLHVNRLSNLASVDTSYITTPEAIEETQTKLAKKQLRQFLKRISKELPQNKKHKFYTLTDYNFFIESIRNHVEEKKIDMIVMGTKGASGLKKIIVGSNTGDVITKVPCTTLVVPENAKYTNIKEIAFPTDLALSYHIQVLEPVSEVLDEFDSFLRVLHINKKKENLNRDQQKYKELLEDYFNGYNYSFHFLTNKHIENAVQCFIESRDVDMIAMVAKNLNYFQRILFSPTVKEISYHTDIPFLVLHEQQN
- a CDS encoding response regulator — its product is MKTILLIEDDTVLRENTVELLELSNYKVISASNGKIGVDKAKLALPDIIICDILMPKLDGYGVLNALAKNNNTKHIPFIFLSAKTERQDIRKGMNLGADDYITKPFSEDDLISAIESRLAKTAILKEKQEENLSNIKTNENKIKTLNDFKNYINDYGEEFKYNKDNIIYNEGEHSNYIYLITKGVVKCYKLDKLGKELTTALYKEDDLLGYLSFTDNIPYKETATAIKDVEMVGILKKDLKNLLETNHKITLELIELLTNNLTGVKEELLQMAYSSVNKKTATTILKFAEKLNRKPEDPIKISRSDLASVAGIATETLIRTMSDFKKQGLIAIEGRNIKILELQKLKDTY
- a CDS encoding PAS domain S-box protein, producing the protein MFKQDQEIFNILLETVSQGVIIVDEHQVIIEVNKYAVKIFGFPRTYLIGQSLNILIPTEYHINHNLHFKGFVKEGKRRKMREETMEIFGVRKNGNRFPAKIELNPFKIYNRTYIMALINDLSEKKKIKKKLMLKNKALKSASNGIVITDALKPDNPIIYFNPAFIKLTGYSKEEILHKNCRFLQKDDRQQEAINKLQNAVKNGESCQVTLRNYKKDGTLFWNDLSITPIINKKGIVTNYIGILNDITDKKVIEEEKNHLATIFDESLNEIYVFDAKTLQFLNANYGAQKNIDYTLEELKNMTPVDVKPQYTESQFRNELKMLEKDNVEKIEFETIHQRKSGTTYPVSVHLQRSKLGDRDVYVAIILDITEQKNYTEKLEETVAKRTEELKTALTAEKELNELKTKFLSLVSHEFKTPLSGILTSTMLLSKYKLEEQQDKRDKHIKTITDEVHYLNNILTDFLSIEKIDKGKYNYKFNTFKVSKVVNEVVYNANMLLKEGQHINYPQNIDDLLLHQDEKIIELALSNLVHNAIKYSHENSVIDIDITQTKELTIFKIKDNGIGIPLKDQKNIFNRYFRAENVLTTQGTGIGLNIAKDHINNLKGEIYFESLENKGSIFTIEIPNKAEQ